One genomic window of Roseobacter ponti includes the following:
- a CDS encoding sensor histidine kinase, producing the protein MDSETSPDRETMSNTWRIRVVVVILIVLAVTVVSVTNKLLTDRFTESTRNRAELRLALYSGNLLSELRQNAIVPQLLARDPELINALNSQDYTASTRRLISFVDEIGAASLMLLDIDGRTVAATDRNRLGSTHRAEGYFVDAIRSSATLFTVSQRETGAYVFVYSRRVLSGSDVIGVIMVEVDLQKFESAWAGISDAVIVTDSTGTIILTTEPRWRGRTEEVALARQTPQNAIQRAIQATADWTALPPDAWLQGEAVMRLESRIPFRGWRMASFTTYASVRERVNGVLALEIMGFAILLALTFYALSRRTALRMALFQRESAELRALNIALQREIAERKRVQETLAVAEQTLEQSSKLAALGEMSAAVSHELNQPLAAMKTYLAGARLLLRRNRPEEALSSFGRIDDLIERMGGITRQLKSYARKGQEAFSPVDMGTALASSLSMMEPQLRQRHVQITRAVPDAPVMVMGDRLRIEQVMVNLLRNAIDATKSERQPRVEVMLVAGETATLTVRDNGPGIEDLDALFEPFYTTKQPGDGVGLGLAISSGIVNDLGGRLTARNGQAGGAVFELQLPIMDSDESKEAAE; encoded by the coding sequence ATGGACAGTGAGACCTCTCCCGATCGTGAGACCATGAGCAATACCTGGCGGATCCGGGTCGTTGTGGTCATCCTGATCGTGCTGGCCGTGACGGTCGTTTCCGTCACGAACAAGCTGCTGACTGACAGGTTTACCGAAAGCACGCGCAACCGGGCCGAACTCAGGCTGGCGCTTTACAGCGGCAACCTGCTGTCGGAACTGCGCCAGAACGCGATTGTGCCGCAGTTGCTCGCGCGCGATCCTGAGCTGATCAACGCGCTGAACTCACAGGATTATACCGCATCGACACGGCGGCTTATCTCCTTTGTGGATGAGATCGGGGCGGCCTCACTTATGCTGCTTGATATTGACGGACGCACGGTGGCGGCCACGGACCGTAACCGGCTCGGCTCCACCCACCGCGCAGAGGGATATTTTGTCGATGCGATCCGTTCCAGTGCCACGCTCTTTACCGTGTCACAGCGCGAAACCGGGGCCTATGTCTTTGTCTATTCGCGGCGGGTGCTCTCGGGCTCGGATGTGATCGGCGTAATCATGGTCGAGGTCGATCTGCAGAAGTTTGAGAGCGCCTGGGCCGGGATTTCGGATGCGGTGATCGTCACCGACAGCACCGGAACGATCATCCTGACCACCGAGCCGCGCTGGCGCGGGCGCACCGAAGAGGTCGCACTTGCGCGACAGACCCCGCAGAACGCGATCCAGCGCGCGATCCAGGCCACTGCGGACTGGACAGCACTTCCCCCCGATGCCTGGCTGCAGGGCGAAGCGGTGATGCGGCTTGAAAGCAGGATCCCCTTCCGGGGCTGGCGCATGGCGTCCTTCACCACCTATGCCTCGGTGCGCGAGCGGGTCAACGGCGTTCTGGCGCTGGAAATCATGGGCTTTGCGATTCTCCTTGCCCTGACGTTCTATGCGCTGAGCCGGCGCACCGCGTTGCGCATGGCTCTCTTTCAGCGGGAATCAGCCGAGCTCAGAGCACTCAATATTGCGCTGCAGCGGGAAATCGCCGAGCGCAAAAGGGTGCAGGAAACCCTCGCCGTGGCCGAGCAGACGCTTGAGCAGTCGAGCAAACTCGCAGCCCTGGGCGAGATGTCGGCCGCTGTCAGTCATGAGCTCAACCAGCCGCTGGCAGCAATGAAAACTTATCTCGCCGGTGCACGGCTTCTGTTGCGGCGCAACCGTCCCGAAGAGGCGCTGTCCTCCTTTGGCCGGATTGATGATCTCATCGAACGAATGGGCGGGATCACCCGGCAGCTCAAATCCTATGCGCGCAAGGGTCAGGAGGCGTTTTCCCCTGTAGATATGGGTACAGCGCTTGCCTCAAGCCTGTCGATGATGGAGCCACAGCTGCGCCAGCGGCACGTGCAGATCACCCGTGCGGTACCGGATGCTCCGGTGATGGTGATGGGCGACCGGCTGCGCATTGAGCAGGTAATGGTGAACCTCTTGCGCAATGCCATCGACGCCACCAAATCAGAAAGACAACCGCGCGTGGAGGTCATGCTGGTGGCCGGAGAGACTGCAACTCTGACTGTCCGGGACAATGGTCCGGGGATCGAAGATCTGGATGCGCTCTTTGAGCCTTTCTACACCACCAAGCAGCCCGGTGACGGGGTTGGCTTGGGTCTTGCCATCTCGTCGGGTATTGTTAACGACCTGGGCGGACGGCTCACTGCGCGGAACGGACAGGCGGGTGGGGCGGTTTTTGAATTACAGCTGCCGATTATGGACAGCGACGAAAGTAAAGAAGCGGCGGAGTAA
- a CDS encoding sigma-54-dependent transcriptional regulator, with the protein MAQAMKIAIVDDEQDMRQSISQWLALSGYDTETFGSAEDALKVLGPDYPGIVISDIRMPGMDGMQFLKKLMGNDSALPVIMITGHGDVPMAVEAMRVGAYDFLEKPFNPDRMSELAKKATGARRLVMDNRALRRELSDGGQIMKKLIGQSPVMERLREDILDLGQADGHVLIDGETGTGKTLVAHALHAVGSRAGKKFVLVSCSAFEEEALSKRLFGPMQPEDAQLPAIEEARGGTLVLEDIEALSESMQARLLSVINEQGTPAETRIVAISNLQEAGRTSEDALRSDLFYRLAALRITVPPLRARGEDILTLFTRLSEQFSDEYGCDAPKVSAQEAAQLLQAPWPGNVRQLINVAERAVLQSRRGAGTIASLLMTDHDEMQPVMTTEGKPLKEYVEAFERMLIDNTMRRHRGSISSVMDELCLPRRTLNEKMAKYGLQRSDYL; encoded by the coding sequence ATGGCTCAGGCGATGAAGATTGCGATTGTGGATGATGAACAGGACATGCGTCAGTCCATCAGCCAGTGGCTCGCACTGTCGGGATATGACACAGAAACCTTTGGCAGCGCCGAAGATGCGCTCAAGGTGCTGGGGCCGGATTATCCGGGCATCGTGATCTCGGACATCCGGATGCCGGGCATGGACGGGATGCAGTTCCTCAAAAAACTGATGGGCAATGATTCAGCACTGCCGGTCATTATGATTACCGGGCACGGCGATGTGCCGATGGCGGTCGAGGCGATGCGTGTCGGTGCCTATGATTTTCTGGAAAAACCGTTCAACCCGGACCGCATGAGCGAACTGGCGAAAAAAGCCACCGGGGCGCGGCGTCTCGTGATGGACAATCGCGCGCTGCGCCGGGAACTGAGCGATGGTGGGCAGATCATGAAAAAGCTCATCGGCCAGTCGCCGGTGATGGAGCGGCTGCGCGAGGATATTCTCGATCTCGGCCAGGCGGACGGTCATGTGCTGATCGACGGCGAGACCGGGACAGGCAAAACGCTTGTGGCACATGCGCTGCATGCGGTTGGCAGCCGCGCGGGCAAGAAGTTCGTGCTGGTCAGCTGCAGCGCTTTTGAGGAAGAAGCCCTCTCCAAGCGTCTTTTCGGGCCGATGCAGCCTGAGGACGCACAGCTGCCCGCCATTGAAGAAGCCCGTGGCGGCACACTGGTTCTTGAAGACATCGAAGCACTGTCGGAAAGCATGCAGGCGCGCCTGCTGAGCGTGATTAACGAACAGGGCACACCCGCAGAAACGCGCATCGTCGCAATCTCCAATCTGCAGGAGGCCGGGCGCACCTCTGAGGACGCGCTGCGGTCCGATCTTTTCTACCGGCTTGCAGCACTGCGGATTACTGTGCCGCCGCTGCGCGCGCGGGGCGAGGACATTCTGACGCTGTTCACCCGTCTCAGCGAACAGTTCTCGGATGAATACGGCTGTGACGCGCCCAAGGTCTCCGCTCAGGAAGCGGCGCAGCTTTTGCAGGCGCCGTGGCCTGGCAATGTGCGACAGCTGATCAATGTGGCGGAACGCGCTGTGCTCCAGTCACGGCGCGGGGCGGGGACCATTGCCTCGCTTCTGATGACCGATCACGATGAGATGCAGCCGGTGATGACAACCGAGGGCAAACCGCTCAAAGAGTACGTCGAGGCGTTTGAGCGCATGCTGATCGATAACACCATGCGTCGCCACCGCGGGTCGATCTCCAGCGTGATGGACGAGCTGTGCCTGCCGCGCCGGACTCTGAATGAGAAAATGGCGAAATATGGTCTGCAGCGGTCCGATTATCTCTGA
- a CDS encoding Rne/Rng family ribonuclease translates to MAKKMLIDATHAEETRVVVVDGNKVEEFDFESENKRQLAGNIYLAKVTRVEPSLQAAFVDYGGNRHGFLAFSEIHPDYYQIPVADRLALMEEERAFAEAQKAKEDDEEKPKRRSRSRSRSRSKAESAANDDATTSKDVESDQIDGMETIDLDDEEGSSPMERVAETPVEEPSDDPETTADATDGNDDAAGEDAAGEDLAPAGEDDDEEDDKPRKADASAKDDTIESVADDDDQEDIRPARKPRPRRYKIQEVIKVRQILLVQVVKEERGNKGAALTTYLSLAGRYCVLMPNTARGGGISRKITNAADRKKLKEIANEIEVPQGAGLIVRTAGAKRTKAEIKRDYEYLQRLWEQIRELTLKSIAPAKIYEEGDLIKRSIRDLYNRDIDEVFVEGERGYRIAKDFMKMIMPSHAKNVKLYAEGLPLFARYQVESYLASMFNPTVQLPSGGYIVIGVTEALVAIDVNSGRATKEGSIEQTATKTNLEAAEEVARQLRLRDLAGLIVIDFIDMDERKNNAAVEKRMKDKLKTDRARIQVGRISGFGLMEMSRQRLRPGMIEATTQPCHACHGTGLIRSDDNLALSIIRQIEEEGTRKRSREVLVKAPVGIANFLMNHKREHIAQIEGRYGLSVRIEGDPTLVSPDFSLEKFKTATRVVRAVEHVVSVDTSLMDEIDAGEDEVEAVADEAPAAPGAAAPQNDGDRDGDGDGEGKPKRRRRRRRRSRSKNSNGEHQNGENHNGAQPNAEDSDSAGNEKAGETAAAAADSSSDEVNASGAETADAEEKPSKPKTRSRTRKPKAEPEAAPADETRADAPAPDAEAAEPEAKPKTPRKRASRAKTAKASDSTAENTPAVNGADQDAAAADAVADAPAKPAETPAQEMPEPVAETAEPAAQTPAPEPEAAEPVADAPEKASKPKRKGWWSLGG, encoded by the coding sequence ATGGCTAAGAAAATGCTTATCGATGCCACCCACGCGGAAGAGACCCGCGTCGTGGTGGTGGACGGAAACAAGGTCGAGGAGTTCGATTTTGAATCCGAGAATAAACGCCAGCTCGCTGGCAACATCTATCTCGCAAAAGTAACACGGGTCGAGCCGTCGCTTCAGGCGGCCTTTGTGGACTATGGCGGCAACCGTCATGGTTTTCTGGCGTTCTCGGAGATCCACCCGGATTATTATCAGATCCCCGTCGCGGACCGTCTGGCTCTGATGGAAGAAGAACGTGCCTTTGCCGAAGCGCAGAAGGCCAAAGAAGACGACGAAGAAAAACCCAAACGCCGCAGCCGCTCGCGCAGCCGCTCGCGCTCTAAAGCTGAGAGTGCCGCAAACGACGACGCGACCACCAGTAAGGACGTGGAATCCGATCAGATCGACGGTATGGAAACCATCGATCTGGACGACGAGGAAGGTTCCTCGCCGATGGAGCGCGTGGCGGAGACGCCTGTGGAAGAGCCTTCTGACGATCCGGAGACCACTGCTGACGCAACGGATGGCAATGACGATGCCGCCGGTGAAGATGCAGCCGGCGAAGACCTCGCCCCTGCGGGTGAGGACGATGACGAGGAGGATGACAAACCGCGCAAAGCGGATGCCTCGGCCAAGGACGATACCATCGAATCCGTTGCAGACGACGACGACCAGGAAGATATCCGGCCGGCGCGCAAACCGCGCCCGCGGCGCTATAAGATCCAGGAAGTCATTAAAGTCCGTCAGATCCTGCTCGTTCAGGTCGTCAAAGAAGAGCGCGGCAACAAGGGTGCGGCACTTACAACCTATCTCAGCCTTGCCGGTCGTTATTGTGTGCTGATGCCGAACACCGCCCGTGGTGGTGGCATTTCGCGCAAGATCACCAATGCCGCAGACCGCAAGAAACTCAAAGAGATAGCTAATGAAATTGAAGTGCCTCAGGGGGCTGGCCTGATCGTGCGCACGGCCGGTGCCAAGCGCACGAAGGCTGAGATCAAGCGCGATTACGAATATCTGCAGCGGCTCTGGGAGCAGATCCGCGAGCTGACGCTGAAATCCATCGCACCCGCAAAGATCTATGAGGAAGGCGACCTGATCAAGCGCTCGATCCGCGATTTGTATAACCGCGATATCGATGAGGTCTTTGTTGAGGGCGAGCGTGGTTACCGCATTGCCAAGGACTTCATGAAAATGATCATGCCGTCCCACGCCAAAAACGTGAAACTCTACGCCGAAGGTCTGCCGCTTTTCGCGCGCTATCAGGTCGAAAGCTATCTGGCCTCGATGTTCAACCCGACGGTTCAGCTGCCTTCGGGCGGCTATATCGTGATCGGTGTGACAGAAGCGCTGGTGGCCATCGACGTGAACTCCGGCCGCGCGACCAAAGAAGGCTCGATTGAGCAGACCGCGACCAAGACCAACCTCGAGGCCGCCGAAGAAGTGGCCCGTCAGCTGCGTCTGCGCGACCTTGCCGGTCTGATTGTAATCGACTTCATCGACATGGACGAGCGCAAGAACAACGCCGCCGTTGAAAAGCGCATGAAGGACAAGCTCAAAACCGACCGTGCGCGTATTCAGGTGGGCCGTATTTCGGGTTTCGGTCTGATGGAGATGTCCCGCCAGCGTCTGCGTCCTGGCATGATCGAGGCTACCACGCAGCCCTGTCACGCCTGCCACGGCACGGGGCTGATCCGGTCTGATGATAATCTCGCGCTGTCGATCATCCGGCAGATCGAAGAGGAAGGTACCCGTAAACGGTCCCGTGAAGTGCTGGTCAAAGCCCCCGTGGGCATTGCGAACTTCCTGATGAACCATAAACGCGAGCACATCGCGCAGATCGAGGGCCGCTATGGCCTGTCAGTGCGCATCGAAGGGGATCCGACGCTTGTAAGCCCGGATTTCAGCCTTGAGAAATTCAAGACTGCGACCCGCGTAGTGCGCGCCGTCGAGCATGTCGTTTCTGTCGATACATCCCTGATGGATGAGATCGACGCAGGCGAGGATGAGGTTGAAGCCGTCGCGGACGAGGCGCCGGCTGCGCCCGGTGCCGCCGCCCCTCAGAATGACGGTGACCGGGACGGAGACGGAGACGGTGAGGGCAAACCCAAGCGTCGCCGCCGGCGTCGTCGCCGGAGCCGCAGCAAGAACAGCAACGGCGAGCATCAGAACGGTGAAAACCACAACGGTGCGCAGCCGAACGCGGAAGACAGCGATTCCGCCGGGAATGAAAAAGCCGGTGAAACCGCCGCAGCTGCTGCAGACAGCAGTTCGGATGAAGTGAATGCATCCGGTGCTGAAACTGCGGATGCGGAGGAAAAGCCGTCAAAGCCGAAAACGCGCAGCCGAACGCGCAAGCCAAAGGCGGAGCCTGAAGCAGCCCCGGCTGACGAAACCCGGGCCGATGCGCCTGCGCCTGACGCAGAAGCGGCAGAGCCTGAGGCCAAACCGAAAACGCCCCGCAAGCGCGCAAGTCGTGCCAAAACCGCGAAAGCGTCGGACAGCACGGCGGAAAACACGCCGGCAGTAAACGGGGCCGATCAGGATGCGGCAGCGGCGGACGCCGTCGCGGATGCGCCTGCGAAGCCCGCTGAGACACCGGCTCAGGAAATGCCGGAGCCTGTCGCAGAAACTGCCGAACCGGCTGCACAAACGCCTGCACCTGAGCCTGAGGCCGCAGAACCGGTCGCAGATGCGCCAGAGAAGGCGTCAAAGCCCAAGCGCAAAGGCTGGTGGTCGCTGGGCGGCTGA
- a CDS encoding sulfurtransferase TusA family protein — MTDDASHLDATGLLCPLPVLKARKRLQALAAGETLTVLADDPAAVVDVPHFCAESGHELVSAASDGAVQTYVIRKAG, encoded by the coding sequence ATGACTGATGATGCCTCACACCTCGATGCGACCGGGCTGCTGTGCCCGCTGCCCGTGCTCAAAGCGCGCAAACGTCTGCAGGCGCTGGCCGCAGGTGAGACGCTGACCGTGCTTGCCGATGATCCGGCAGCAGTGGTCGATGTTCCGCATTTCTGCGCAGAGTCCGGTCACGAACTGGTATCGGCGGCTTCAGATGGTGCGGTTCAGACCTATGTGATCCGCAAAGCCGGCTGA
- a CDS encoding cytochrome c biogenesis CcdA family protein translates to MFGIEIIDAGLLPAMFVALAAGVISFLSPCVLPIVPPYLAYMSGVSMNEMTGETAARRRSVIAAVFFVLGLSTVFLILGFTASAFGAFFLQNQVIFARVSGVVIIVFGLHFLGVFRISFLDREARMDVGDKGGSSFGAYVLGLAFAFGWTPCIGPQLGAILSLAASEASVTRGTLLLGIYAAGLGIPFLLAAIFMTRAIGVMDRLKRHMQLIERLMGGLLLLVGLAMVTGAFTTFSWWLLEQFPVLATFG, encoded by the coding sequence ATGTTCGGAATTGAGATCATTGACGCAGGGCTTCTGCCTGCCATGTTCGTGGCCCTCGCTGCGGGCGTGATCAGCTTTCTGAGCCCCTGCGTGCTGCCGATTGTGCCGCCCTATCTGGCCTATATGAGCGGCGTCAGCATGAATGAGATGACCGGCGAGACCGCAGCGCGCCGGCGCTCCGTCATTGCCGCCGTCTTTTTTGTCCTCGGACTGAGCACCGTCTTCCTGATCCTCGGCTTTACCGCGTCGGCATTCGGTGCGTTTTTCCTGCAGAACCAGGTGATTTTCGCAAGGGTCTCAGGCGTGGTAATCATCGTTTTCGGCCTGCATTTTCTGGGTGTTTTCCGGATCTCCTTCCTTGACCGTGAGGCGCGCATGGATGTGGGCGATAAGGGCGGATCGAGCTTTGGCGCCTATGTGCTGGGCCTTGCCTTTGCCTTTGGCTGGACGCCCTGCATCGGCCCGCAACTGGGCGCGATCCTGTCGCTTGCCGCCTCCGAGGCCTCGGTGACGCGCGGAACGCTTCTGCTCGGGATCTATGCCGCAGGTCTCGGTATCCCCTTTCTGCTCGCTGCGATTTTTATGACCCGCGCCATCGGTGTCATGGACCGGCTCAAGCGACATATGCAGCTGATCGAACGGCTCATGGGTGGCCTGCTGCTGCTGGTGGGCCTTGCTATGGTGACGGGTGCCTTCACCACCTTTTCCTGGTGGCTGCTGGAGCAGTTCCCGGTCTTGGCAACCTTCGGCTGA
- a CDS encoding cytochrome P450, translated as MTGRIPPKPAGRRGNVPLWRYARLFRRDILSAQPDRLYGAWMAVFRTPFFRSAMVNDPELINLLLKERPADFPKSGRVSEGLRPLLGNSVFLTNGDDWARQRRIIDPAFEGGRLRDSYPAMRAAAEAAALRFEAAAGRETEVEAMTSHAAADVIFRTLFSVPIEDQTAAETFAAFRRYQRAQPVLNAGALVPLPRWMPRLFRPGTRAAARRIRGLIGAITDRRQAEIAAGTAPADLATAIMTTNDPETGARFEAQEMIDQVAIFFLAGHETSASALAWALYLLALYPEWQEQVASEALAADFSDFTAVTGLRVTRDVFRETLRLYPPVPMMVRETTQTEIFRKRRLAPCTQVVISPWHLHRHSRLWKNPDAFDPGRWQTGNGRDCARRAYIPFSAGPRVCPGAGFAMIEGACLLAHILAAVRVELTDRPPPVPVAHLTVRAQSGIWLRLVRR; from the coding sequence ATGACCGGCCGCATACCGCCCAAGCCTGCCGGCCGCAGGGGCAACGTTCCGCTCTGGCGCTATGCCCGGCTTTTCCGACGGGATATTCTCTCGGCACAGCCTGATCGCCTTTACGGTGCCTGGATGGCGGTCTTCCGGACACCGTTCTTTCGCAGTGCGATGGTCAATGACCCGGAACTTATCAACCTGCTGTTAAAAGAACGCCCTGCTGATTTTCCGAAATCCGGCCGTGTGAGTGAAGGGCTGAGGCCTTTGCTGGGCAATTCGGTTTTTCTGACCAACGGTGATGACTGGGCCCGCCAGCGCCGGATTATCGATCCCGCTTTTGAAGGCGGACGGTTGCGCGACAGCTATCCTGCGATGCGGGCGGCGGCAGAGGCTGCAGCACTACGGTTTGAGGCAGCGGCTGGTCGTGAGACCGAGGTCGAGGCGATGACCAGCCATGCCGCCGCAGATGTGATTTTCCGCACGCTTTTTTCAGTGCCGATTGAAGATCAGACTGCGGCGGAAACCTTTGCCGCCTTTCGCCGGTATCAACGCGCGCAGCCTGTGCTGAATGCCGGCGCTCTCGTGCCGTTGCCCCGCTGGATGCCAAGGCTGTTTCGCCCGGGCACACGCGCGGCCGCCCGGCGCATCCGCGGGCTGATCGGTGCCATAACCGACCGCCGGCAGGCTGAGATTGCTGCGGGCACTGCACCTGCTGATCTGGCCACCGCGATCATGACCACAAACGACCCTGAGACAGGTGCACGATTTGAGGCACAGGAGATGATCGACCAGGTCGCGATTTTTTTTCTGGCAGGACATGAAACCAGCGCTTCCGCGCTGGCCTGGGCGCTCTACCTCCTTGCGCTTTATCCTGAGTGGCAGGAGCAGGTGGCCTCTGAAGCCCTCGCGGCTGATTTCAGTGACTTTACCGCCGTTACCGGGCTCAGGGTCACGCGGGATGTGTTCCGCGAAACGCTGCGGCTTTATCCGCCGGTTCCGATGATGGTGCGCGAGACCACACAGACCGAGATCTTTCGAAAGCGCCGCCTCGCACCCTGCACCCAGGTGGTGATCAGCCCTTGGCACCTGCACCGGCACAGCCGTCTGTGGAAAAACCCTGATGCCTTTGATCCCGGCCGCTGGCAGACCGGCAATGGCCGGGACTGCGCGCGTCGCGCCTATATCCCTTTCAGCGCCGGTCCGCGGGTCTGCCCAGGAGCTGGCTTTGCGATGATCGAAGGGGCCTGTCTTCTGGCACATATCCTCGCAGCTGTGCGGGTTGAGCTGACCGACAGACCGCCGCCGGTGCCGGTTGCGCATCTGACAGTGCGGGCACAGAGCGGCATCTGGCTGCGGCTTGTCCGGCGCTAA
- a CDS encoding fructose bisphosphate aldolase, producing the protein MSDQSKMREQMKTGAGFIAALDQSGGSTPKALSLYGVEPSDYSGDEEMFRAMHDMRARIILADDFTSEKVIGAILFERTMNDTINDTPVADLLWKSRGVVPFLKIDKGLEEQENGVQIMKPMPGLEALLEIARGKGIFGTKERSVIHEADKTGIDAIVAQQFEVGATVTAAGLVPILEPEINIHSDTKVEAETLLEAAIARHLETLPDGVDIMLKLTLPDSPGLYDKLAKHPRVLRVVALSGGYSTDEASAKLAQNKHMIASFSRALTEGLNVKMSDKEFNDALGSNIDKIYRASV; encoded by the coding sequence ATGTCGGACCAGTCAAAGATGCGGGAACAGATGAAAACGGGTGCGGGATTTATCGCAGCCCTCGATCAGTCCGGCGGATCCACCCCGAAAGCGCTCAGCCTTTATGGCGTTGAGCCATCAGATTACAGCGGTGACGAAGAGATGTTCCGCGCCATGCACGACATGCGCGCCCGCATCATCCTTGCGGATGACTTCACGTCCGAAAAGGTCATTGGCGCGATCCTGTTTGAACGCACAATGAACGATACGATCAACGACACGCCGGTGGCGGACCTGTTGTGGAAGAGCCGGGGTGTGGTACCCTTTCTGAAGATCGATAAGGGTCTGGAAGAGCAGGAAAACGGTGTTCAGATCATGAAACCGATGCCTGGTCTGGAGGCTCTGCTGGAAATCGCCCGGGGCAAGGGAATTTTCGGCACCAAAGAGCGCTCTGTTATCCACGAGGCCGACAAGACCGGAATCGACGCCATTGTTGCCCAGCAGTTTGAGGTTGGTGCCACAGTCACAGCGGCCGGCCTCGTGCCGATCCTTGAGCCGGAGATCAACATCCACTCAGACACTAAGGTGGAGGCGGAAACGCTGCTTGAAGCTGCCATTGCGCGGCATCTCGAGACGCTGCCGGACGGCGTGGATATCATGCTTAAACTGACGCTGCCGGACAGTCCGGGGCTTTATGACAAACTCGCAAAGCATCCGCGCGTTTTGCGTGTTGTGGCGCTGTCGGGTGGCTATTCGACCGATGAAGCTTCCGCAAAGCTCGCACAGAACAAGCATATGATCGCCAGTTTCAGCCGCGCGCTGACCGAGGGCCTTAATGTGAAAATGTCGGACAAAGAGTTCAACGATGCCCTGGGCAGCAATATCGACAAGATTTACCGCGCGTCGGTGTGA
- a CDS encoding ribbon-helix-helix domain-containing protein, translated as MSRRPVKHSVTLRGHRTSISLEDEFWQELRALAGEKGIAINALVAEIDVNRGTDLGLASALRLYVLKALKDRQSGNHTDAR; from the coding sequence ATGAGCCGGCGACCGGTGAAGCATTCGGTGACCCTCAGGGGTCACCGCACCTCGATCTCACTGGAAGACGAATTCTGGCAGGAGCTGCGGGCGCTCGCCGGAGAAAAAGGTATCGCAATCAATGCACTGGTGGCCGAGATTGATGTGAATCGCGGCACCGATCTGGGCCTGGCCTCGGCGCTCAGGCTCTATGTGCTCAAAGCGCTGAAAGACCGCCAGAGCGGCAATCACACCGACGCGCGGTAA
- a CDS encoding DUF4169 family protein, with protein sequence MSTPINLNKVKKERNRASRKARADENAVAFGQTRTQKEQLKARAEKIARNLEAHKRET encoded by the coding sequence ATGAGCACGCCCATCAACCTCAATAAGGTGAAAAAAGAGCGCAACCGCGCGTCGCGCAAAGCCCGGGCGGACGAAAACGCCGTGGCCTTCGGGCAGACCAGAACCCAAAAAGAACAGCTCAAAGCCCGCGCGGAAAAGATCGCGCGCAACCTTGAGGCCCACAAGCGCGAGACATGA